A window of the Cynocephalus volans isolate mCynVol1 chromosome 10, mCynVol1.pri, whole genome shotgun sequence genome harbors these coding sequences:
- the BCAM gene encoding basal cell adhesion molecule, translating to MEPPDARAPRLLLLALLLAAHPGAQAEVHLSVQPLVEVMRGELVTLDCTPLEAHDHFVLEWFLTDRSGARHLLASAELQGSELQGTVHDARGRSPPYQLDSQGRLMLPKAQVGDERDYICVVRAGAAGTAEATVRLRVFAKPETIEVSPNKGTLSVMEDSAQEIATCNSRNGNPVPQITWYRDGQRLEVPMEMNPEGYMTSRTVREASGLLSLTSTLYLRLRKSDRDSSFHCTVRYSMPSLQHNHLDSPTFRLTLHYPTEHVQFWLGSPATTAGWVREGDSVQLLCQGDGSPSPEYTFFRFQDKEEKVLNTNLEGNLTLVGVQRGQSGTYGCRVEDYDAADDAQLSQTLELHVAYLDPLELSAREELSLPLNSSTAVNCSVRGLPTPTLRWTKNSVPLGDGPVLPLSSVTFDSAGTYICEASMPTIPLLSRTRSFELLVQGPPELRAEEIESKAEGGWKEGDEVNLICSARGYPEPKLSWSQLGGSPAAPVPGRQGWVSSSLTLKVTSALSQGGIFCEASNPHGNTRHVFHFGTVAPQTTQVGVAVMAVAVSVGLLLLVVAAFYCMRRKGRPGCCRREEKGAPPSREPELSHSGSERPEQAGLLMGGASGGARGGSGGFGDEC from the exons ATGGAGCCCCCGGACGCCCGGGCCCCGCGGCTACTGTTGCTCGCGCTCCTGCTGGCGGCTCACCCAG GTGCCCAGGCCGAGGTGCATCTGTCTGTGCAACCCCTGGTAGAGGTGATGCGAGGAGAGCTTGTCACCCTGGACTGCACCCCTTTGGAGGCCCATGACCATTTTGTGCTGGAATGGTTCCTT ACTGACCGCTCTGGGGCTCGCCACCTCTTGGCCTCTGCGGAGCTGCAGGGCTCTGAGCTCCAGGGCACAGTACACGACGCCCGGGGCCGCAGCCCCCCTTACCAGCTGGACTCCCAGGGGCGCCTAATGCTGCCCAAAGCCCAGGTGGGAGATGAGCGGGACTACATTTGCGTTGTAAGGGCTGGGGCAGCAGGCACTGCCGAGGCCACTGTGCGGCTCCGAGTGTTTG CAAAACCAGAGACCATCGAGGTCTCCCCCAACAAAGGGACGCTCTCTGTGATGGAAGACTCTGCCCAGGAG ATTGCCACCTGCAACAGCCGGAATGGAAACCCCGTCCCCCAGATCACATGGTATCGGGACGGGCAGCGCCTAGAGGTGCCCATGGAGATGAACCCAG agGGCTACATGACCAGCCGCACGGTCCGGGAGGCCTCGGGACTGCTGTCTCTCACCAGCACCCTCTACCTGCGACTCCGCAAGTCCGACAGGGACTCCAGCTTCCACTGCACCGTCCGCTACAGCATGCCCTCGCTCCAGCACAACCACCTGGACAGCCCTACCTTCCGCCTCACCCTGCACT ATCCCACGGAGCATGTGCAGTTCTGGTTGGGCAGCCCGGCCACCACAGCGGGCTGGGTGCGCGAGGGTGACTCTGTCCAGCTGCTCTGCCAGGGGGACGGCAGCCCCAGCCCAGAGTACACATTTTTCCGCTTTCAG GACAAGGAAGAGAAAGTGCTGAATACAAATCTTGAGGGGAACTTGACCCTGGTGGGGGTGCAGCGGGGCCAGAGTGGGACCTACGGCTGCAGAGTGGAGGACTACGATGCTGCAGATGACGCACAGCTTTCCCAGACCCTGGAGCTGCACGTGGCCT ACCTGGACCCCCTGGAGCTCAGCGCCAGGGAGGAGCTTTCCTTACCCCTGAACAGCAGCACAGCCGTGAACTGCTCAGTGCGAggcctgcccacccccaccctacgCTGGACCAAG aACTCGGTGCCCCTGGGAGATGGCCCCGTGCTCCCACTCAGCTCCGTCACCTTCGATTCTGCTGGCACCTACATCTGTGAGGCCTCCATGCCCACCATCCCCCTCCTCAGCCGCACCCGGAGCTTCGAGCTGCTGGTCCAAG GACCACCAGAGTTAAGGGCAGAGGAGATTGAGTCCAAGGCAGAGGGTGGCTGGAAGGAAGGAGATGAAGTCAACCTGATCTGCTCTGCCCGAGGCTACCCAGAGCCCAAACTCAGCTGGAGCCAGCTGGGTGGCAGT CCAGCAGCACCAGTGCCCGGAAGGCAGGGCTGGGTGAGCAGCTCCCTAACCCTGAAAGTGACCAGTGCCCTGAGCCAAGGTGGCATCTTCTGTGAGGCCTCCAACCCCCATGGGAACACCCGGCACGTCTTCCACTTCGGCACCG TGGCCCCCCAGACCACCCAGGTTGGAGTGGCCGTCATGGCCGTGGCTGTCAGCGTGGGCCTCCTGCTTCTCGTCGTTGCTGCCTTTTATTGCATGAGACGAAAGGGGCGCCCGGGCTGCTGCCGGCGGGAGGAGAAGGGGGCGCC gCCCTCCAGGGAGCCAGAGCTGAGCCACTCAGGGTCGGAGCGGCCGGAGCAGGCAGGCCTTCTCATGGGAGGTGCCTCTGGAGGAGCCAGGGGTGGCAGTGGGGGATTCGGAGATGAG TGCTAA